A single region of the Carassius gibelio isolate Cgi1373 ecotype wild population from Czech Republic chromosome A14, carGib1.2-hapl.c, whole genome shotgun sequence genome encodes:
- the LOC128027679 gene encoding lipid droplet-regulating VLDL assembly factor AUP1 isoform X4, with translation METRGIDQMFDFQRLPNDRFILLLLLLYSPVGVCLMLLRIFIGVHVFLVSCALPDSIVRRFIVRIMCSVLGLHVRQNSPHLRDKTSRLYICNHVTHFDHNIINLLTSCNTPLLEGPVGFLCWARGFMELGQGVQSRTELMETLRRYCSSPATLPLLLFPEEDTTNGRTGLLKFSSWPFSVSDAIQPVALLVKRPFIALNTPESSWLTELLWTFFVPFTEYHVRWLPPLSKEDGESHQEFASKVQELLATELGVIPTQITKADKAEHIKRKRHTAAQTAHSNLGARPRTVAQGFLATNAGAEDSRVACMAQQVKEVLPDIPLSVITRDLLQTNCVDTTITNLLEHTEQFSSEAAAGTPSAKQTSSSTPSVTASTSNLKPAAKSFGRTPVDRHMSLHERKEALYEYARRRYIEKHGLNKVDDL, from the exons ATGGAAACGCGGGGGATTGATCAGATGTTCGACTTCCAGCG GTTACCAAATGATCGCTTCATcctgctgttgttgctgctgtacTCCCCTGTTGGCGTGTGTTTGATGCTACTGCGAATATTTATTGGTGTCCATGTGTTTCTAGTGAGTTGTGCACTACCTGACAGTATTGTCAGAAG GTTCATAGTGAGGATAATGTGTTCAGTGCTGGGTCTGCATGTCCGGCAGAATAGCCCACACCTGCGGGACAAAACCTCCCGACTGTACATCTGCAATCACGTTACACATTTCGACCACAATATTATCAACCTTCTGACCTCCTGCAACACG CCACTGCTGGAGGGCCCTGTGGGGTTCTTGTGCTGGGCGAGGGGTTTTATGGAGCTGGGTCAGGGTGTACAGAGCAGGACAGAGCTGATGGAGACCCTCCGCAGGTATTGTTCATCTCCTGCCACTTTGCCCCTACTGCTTTTTCCAGAGGAGGACACCACCAATGGCCGAACCGGTCTCCTCAAGTTCAG CTCTTGGCCTTTCTCTGTGTCTGACGCCATCCAGCCTGTGGCATTACTGGTGAAGAGGCCTTTCATAGCTTTG AACACACCAGAATCCTCATGGCTGACAGAGCTGCTATGGACCTTTTTTGTACCATTCACCGAGTACCATGTAAG ATGGCTTCCACCATTGTCTAAAGAAGATGGTGAATCCCATCAAGAATTTGCCAGCAAAGTACAAGAG CTGCTGGCCACTGAGCTGGGTGTGATCCCCACACAGATCACTAAAGCAGACAAAGCCGAGCATATCAAAAGGAAAAGACACACTGCCGCTCAGACTGCACATTCAA ATTTGGGTGCCAGACCTCGCACAGTGGCACAGGGTTTCCTGGCCACAAATGCAGGAGCTGAAGACTCACGAGTAGCATGTATGGCACAGCAGGTGAAAGAGGTGCTGCCTGACATCCCGTTATCGGTCATCACCAGAGATCTGT TGCAGACCAACTGTGTGGACACAACCATAACCAACCTCCTGGAGCATACTGAACAGTTCAGCTCGGAGGCGGCTGCGGGCACACCTTCAGCCAAACAAACATCTTCCTCCACCCCGTCTGTAACAGCATCCACATCTAATTTAAAG CCAGCTGCCAAATCTTTTGGGAGAACACCCGTAGACAGACACATGTCTCTACATGAGAGAAAAGAAGCCTTATACGAATATGCAAGaag ACGATACATTGAAAAACATGGACTGAACAAAGTGGACGATCTTTGA
- the LOC128027679 gene encoding lipid droplet-regulating VLDL assembly factor AUP1 isoform X3, protein METRGIDQMFDFQRLPNDRFILLLLLLYSPVGVCLMLLRIFIGVHVFLVSCALPDSIVRRFIVRIMCSVLGLHVRQNSPHLRDKTSRLYICNHVTHFDHNIINLLTSCNTPLLEGPVGFLCWARGFMELGQGVQSRTELMETLRRYCSSPATLPLLLFPEEDTTNGRTGLLKFSSWPFSVSDAIQPVALLVKRPFIALNTPESSWLTELLWTFFVPFTEYHVRWLPPLSKEDGESHQEFASKVQELLATELGVIPTQITKADKAEHIKRKRHTAAQTAHSSKNGFNDLGARPRTVAQGFLATNAGAEDSRVACMAQQVKEVLPDIPLSVITRDLLQTNCVDTTITNLLEHTEQFSSEAAAGTPSAKQTSSSTPSVTASTSNLKPAAKSFGRTPVDRHMSLHERKEALYEYARRRYIEKHGLNKVDDL, encoded by the exons ATGGAAACGCGGGGGATTGATCAGATGTTCGACTTCCAGCG GTTACCAAATGATCGCTTCATcctgctgttgttgctgctgtacTCCCCTGTTGGCGTGTGTTTGATGCTACTGCGAATATTTATTGGTGTCCATGTGTTTCTAGTGAGTTGTGCACTACCTGACAGTATTGTCAGAAG GTTCATAGTGAGGATAATGTGTTCAGTGCTGGGTCTGCATGTCCGGCAGAATAGCCCACACCTGCGGGACAAAACCTCCCGACTGTACATCTGCAATCACGTTACACATTTCGACCACAATATTATCAACCTTCTGACCTCCTGCAACACG CCACTGCTGGAGGGCCCTGTGGGGTTCTTGTGCTGGGCGAGGGGTTTTATGGAGCTGGGTCAGGGTGTACAGAGCAGGACAGAGCTGATGGAGACCCTCCGCAGGTATTGTTCATCTCCTGCCACTTTGCCCCTACTGCTTTTTCCAGAGGAGGACACCACCAATGGCCGAACCGGTCTCCTCAAGTTCAG CTCTTGGCCTTTCTCTGTGTCTGACGCCATCCAGCCTGTGGCATTACTGGTGAAGAGGCCTTTCATAGCTTTG AACACACCAGAATCCTCATGGCTGACAGAGCTGCTATGGACCTTTTTTGTACCATTCACCGAGTACCATGTAAG ATGGCTTCCACCATTGTCTAAAGAAGATGGTGAATCCCATCAAGAATTTGCCAGCAAAGTACAAGAG CTGCTGGCCACTGAGCTGGGTGTGATCCCCACACAGATCACTAAAGCAGACAAAGCCGAGCATATCAAAAGGAAAAGACACACTGCCGCTCAGACTGCACATTCAAGTAAGAACGGATTCAATG ATTTGGGTGCCAGACCTCGCACAGTGGCACAGGGTTTCCTGGCCACAAATGCAGGAGCTGAAGACTCACGAGTAGCATGTATGGCACAGCAGGTGAAAGAGGTGCTGCCTGACATCCCGTTATCGGTCATCACCAGAGATCTGT TGCAGACCAACTGTGTGGACACAACCATAACCAACCTCCTGGAGCATACTGAACAGTTCAGCTCGGAGGCGGCTGCGGGCACACCTTCAGCCAAACAAACATCTTCCTCCACCCCGTCTGTAACAGCATCCACATCTAATTTAAAG CCAGCTGCCAAATCTTTTGGGAGAACACCCGTAGACAGACACATGTCTCTACATGAGAGAAAAGAAGCCTTATACGAATATGCAAGaag ACGATACATTGAAAAACATGGACTGAACAAAGTGGACGATCTTTGA
- the LOC128027679 gene encoding lipid droplet-regulating VLDL assembly factor AUP1 isoform X2 gives METRGIDQMFDFQRLPNDRFILLLLLLYSPVGVCLMLLRIFIGVHVFLVSCALPDSIVRRFIVRIMCSVLGLHVRQNSPHLRDKTSRLYICNHVTHFDHNIINLLTSCNTPLLEGPVGFLCWARGFMELGQGVQSRTELMETLRRYCSSPATLPLLLFPEEDTTNGRTGLLKFSSWPFSVSDAIQPVALLVKRPFIALNTPESSWLTELLWTFFVPFTEYHVRCCVKMLSTRWLPPLSKEDGESHQEFASKVQELLATELGVIPTQITKADKAEHIKRKRHTAAQTAHSNLGARPRTVAQGFLATNAGAEDSRVACMAQQVKEVLPDIPLSVITRDLLQTNCVDTTITNLLEHTEQFSSEAAAGTPSAKQTSSSTPSVTASTSNLKPAAKSFGRTPVDRHMSLHERKEALYEYARRRYIEKHGLNKVDDL, from the exons ATGGAAACGCGGGGGATTGATCAGATGTTCGACTTCCAGCG GTTACCAAATGATCGCTTCATcctgctgttgttgctgctgtacTCCCCTGTTGGCGTGTGTTTGATGCTACTGCGAATATTTATTGGTGTCCATGTGTTTCTAGTGAGTTGTGCACTACCTGACAGTATTGTCAGAAG GTTCATAGTGAGGATAATGTGTTCAGTGCTGGGTCTGCATGTCCGGCAGAATAGCCCACACCTGCGGGACAAAACCTCCCGACTGTACATCTGCAATCACGTTACACATTTCGACCACAATATTATCAACCTTCTGACCTCCTGCAACACG CCACTGCTGGAGGGCCCTGTGGGGTTCTTGTGCTGGGCGAGGGGTTTTATGGAGCTGGGTCAGGGTGTACAGAGCAGGACAGAGCTGATGGAGACCCTCCGCAGGTATTGTTCATCTCCTGCCACTTTGCCCCTACTGCTTTTTCCAGAGGAGGACACCACCAATGGCCGAACCGGTCTCCTCAAGTTCAG CTCTTGGCCTTTCTCTGTGTCTGACGCCATCCAGCCTGTGGCATTACTGGTGAAGAGGCCTTTCATAGCTTTG AACACACCAGAATCCTCATGGCTGACAGAGCTGCTATGGACCTTTTTTGTACCATTCACCGAGTACCATGTAAG GTGTTGTGTTAAAATGCTCTCAACCAGATGGCTTCCACCATTGTCTAAAGAAGATGGTGAATCCCATCAAGAATTTGCCAGCAAAGTACAAGAG CTGCTGGCCACTGAGCTGGGTGTGATCCCCACACAGATCACTAAAGCAGACAAAGCCGAGCATATCAAAAGGAAAAGACACACTGCCGCTCAGACTGCACATTCAA ATTTGGGTGCCAGACCTCGCACAGTGGCACAGGGTTTCCTGGCCACAAATGCAGGAGCTGAAGACTCACGAGTAGCATGTATGGCACAGCAGGTGAAAGAGGTGCTGCCTGACATCCCGTTATCGGTCATCACCAGAGATCTGT TGCAGACCAACTGTGTGGACACAACCATAACCAACCTCCTGGAGCATACTGAACAGTTCAGCTCGGAGGCGGCTGCGGGCACACCTTCAGCCAAACAAACATCTTCCTCCACCCCGTCTGTAACAGCATCCACATCTAATTTAAAG CCAGCTGCCAAATCTTTTGGGAGAACACCCGTAGACAGACACATGTCTCTACATGAGAGAAAAGAAGCCTTATACGAATATGCAAGaag ACGATACATTGAAAAACATGGACTGAACAAAGTGGACGATCTTTGA
- the LOC128027679 gene encoding lipid droplet-regulating VLDL assembly factor AUP1 isoform X1, producing the protein METRGIDQMFDFQRLPNDRFILLLLLLYSPVGVCLMLLRIFIGVHVFLVSCALPDSIVRRFIVRIMCSVLGLHVRQNSPHLRDKTSRLYICNHVTHFDHNIINLLTSCNTPLLEGPVGFLCWARGFMELGQGVQSRTELMETLRRYCSSPATLPLLLFPEEDTTNGRTGLLKFSSWPFSVSDAIQPVALLVKRPFIALNTPESSWLTELLWTFFVPFTEYHVRCCVKMLSTRWLPPLSKEDGESHQEFASKVQELLATELGVIPTQITKADKAEHIKRKRHTAAQTAHSSKNGFNDLGARPRTVAQGFLATNAGAEDSRVACMAQQVKEVLPDIPLSVITRDLLQTNCVDTTITNLLEHTEQFSSEAAAGTPSAKQTSSSTPSVTASTSNLKPAAKSFGRTPVDRHMSLHERKEALYEYARRRYIEKHGLNKVDDL; encoded by the exons ATGGAAACGCGGGGGATTGATCAGATGTTCGACTTCCAGCG GTTACCAAATGATCGCTTCATcctgctgttgttgctgctgtacTCCCCTGTTGGCGTGTGTTTGATGCTACTGCGAATATTTATTGGTGTCCATGTGTTTCTAGTGAGTTGTGCACTACCTGACAGTATTGTCAGAAG GTTCATAGTGAGGATAATGTGTTCAGTGCTGGGTCTGCATGTCCGGCAGAATAGCCCACACCTGCGGGACAAAACCTCCCGACTGTACATCTGCAATCACGTTACACATTTCGACCACAATATTATCAACCTTCTGACCTCCTGCAACACG CCACTGCTGGAGGGCCCTGTGGGGTTCTTGTGCTGGGCGAGGGGTTTTATGGAGCTGGGTCAGGGTGTACAGAGCAGGACAGAGCTGATGGAGACCCTCCGCAGGTATTGTTCATCTCCTGCCACTTTGCCCCTACTGCTTTTTCCAGAGGAGGACACCACCAATGGCCGAACCGGTCTCCTCAAGTTCAG CTCTTGGCCTTTCTCTGTGTCTGACGCCATCCAGCCTGTGGCATTACTGGTGAAGAGGCCTTTCATAGCTTTG AACACACCAGAATCCTCATGGCTGACAGAGCTGCTATGGACCTTTTTTGTACCATTCACCGAGTACCATGTAAG GTGTTGTGTTAAAATGCTCTCAACCAGATGGCTTCCACCATTGTCTAAAGAAGATGGTGAATCCCATCAAGAATTTGCCAGCAAAGTACAAGAG CTGCTGGCCACTGAGCTGGGTGTGATCCCCACACAGATCACTAAAGCAGACAAAGCCGAGCATATCAAAAGGAAAAGACACACTGCCGCTCAGACTGCACATTCAAGTAAGAACGGATTCAATG ATTTGGGTGCCAGACCTCGCACAGTGGCACAGGGTTTCCTGGCCACAAATGCAGGAGCTGAAGACTCACGAGTAGCATGTATGGCACAGCAGGTGAAAGAGGTGCTGCCTGACATCCCGTTATCGGTCATCACCAGAGATCTGT TGCAGACCAACTGTGTGGACACAACCATAACCAACCTCCTGGAGCATACTGAACAGTTCAGCTCGGAGGCGGCTGCGGGCACACCTTCAGCCAAACAAACATCTTCCTCCACCCCGTCTGTAACAGCATCCACATCTAATTTAAAG CCAGCTGCCAAATCTTTTGGGAGAACACCCGTAGACAGACACATGTCTCTACATGAGAGAAAAGAAGCCTTATACGAATATGCAAGaag ACGATACATTGAAAAACATGGACTGAACAAAGTGGACGATCTTTGA